In Candidatus Woesearchaeota archaeon, the sequence GCTTCTCCCTGATTACTCGGTTCTCACATCCAGGTTCGGCAAGCAAAGCTCAGGATGCTGCATCTTCACAAGTAGCGAACACGCAAGAGGAACACCATTTGGCCAAGGACTACCACCGCTACCACTTGCGGCAAACGGCCAAGGATCGCCAAAGCCGCCTCCTCCTCTGGAAGGAAACGGGTCAGGGCCGTTCGAACCACTCGCGACTACCAACGACGACACCAACACCAAACACAACACCAATCCCAACAACCACAACAACTTCACAACAACCACCTCCTACCTACACAAAAAAAACACAAATACCTATTTATACCTTTTGTTTTCCTACGCAAAAAAAAGCGCAGAACCTCTCGAAAAGAAAAAAAACACGAAAAGAAGCGTCTCCAAGACCTATAACTTCCCTGCCTTACCAACAGCTGCGCTCAGCAACAATGTTTATATGCTCCGAACCACTACCAACCACTGTATGCACGCGAGGAGGAACGCAACCGCTATCGCGGCGGCGCTCATCATAGCACTCACCCTCATCTCTGCGTGCACAACGAAGGAGGTGAAAACCATGGAATTAACATCACAAAGCTTCTCACACAACACAGACATGCCCGCGACGTACACGTGCGACGGCAAGGACATAAACCCCCACCTCGCATGGAGCGGCGAGCCTGAAGGAACAAAAAGCTTTGCTCTTCGTGTCTTCGACCCCGACGCGCCAGGAAACGGGTGGATACATTGGCAAATCATTAACATCCCCGCAGGCACTCACGAAATAAAAGAAGACTCCGTCCCGCAAGGAGCAGAAGAAATCCTCAACGACTTTGGAAA encodes:
- a CDS encoding YbhB/YbcL family Raf kinase inhibitor-like protein; protein product: MELTSQSFSHNTDMPATYTCDGKDINPHLAWSGEPEGTKSFALRVFDPDAPGNGWIHWQIINIPAGTHEIKEDSVPQGAEEILNDFGKTSYGGPCPPSGKHRYVFTIYALDTERLDGVTKDTFLNKVQEHTLAKAELIGLYQRR